A stretch of the Chanos chanos chromosome 1, fChaCha1.1, whole genome shotgun sequence genome encodes the following:
- the pphln1 gene encoding periphilin-1, translated as MTFRRDRSFRDIPEERFPPERTLLYPRSAAAERRPAAFGRPDDEYGRGFEYDGPRFYPNGAPRSYHGEDQRGYHGDGLHFVNEHRGGPPARRDDYPYFRGPRDEPHTARQMDFRTSSRTGPPPGVRVQGSYPPPRPLSSMGPDPGDDTVMQAILSLDRGEDRDALRRKGTFPPLRDRSPPPRRDVPPSPHSRSGSSVSSRGYSPERGKAHSYQPPQSKRYEEPYGPSRAQERDRQPGPSVSASRDGSPHSSVSASKDEGPVIDGPPDEALPVPEEASSVMDDFHERRAQAIAAKAREIEKVYRQDCETFGMVVKMLVAKEPSLEKHLQAPLRENLSEIRERCLDDLRHFISELDEVVRQPEPSI; from the exons A TGACCTTCAGGAGGGATAGGAGCTTCCGGGACATTCCTGAGGAGCGTTTCCCTCCAGAGAGAACG CTTCTGTATCCAAGAAGTGCTGCAGCAGAAAGGAGACCTGCTGCTTTTGGTCGACCTGATGATGAATATGGTCGTGGATTTGAATACGATGGACCTCGCTTCTATCCTAATGGTGCCCCTCGAAGTTACCATGGCGAAGATCAAAGGGGCTACCATGGCGACGGCCTTCACTTTGTTAACGAACATAGGGGAGGTCCACCTGCTCGGAGA GACGACTACCCATATTTCAGAGGTCCCAGAGATGAGCCACACACAGCCCGGCAAATGGACTTCAG GACCAGCAGCCGAACCGGACCTCCTCCTGGTGTCAGAGTCCAGGGGTCCTATCCACCACCCCGGCCGCTGTCTTCCATGGGCCCAGACCCAGGCGACGACACGGTGATGCAGGCCATTCTCAGTCTGGACAGAGG AGAGGATCGCGATGCCCTGAGACGTAAAGGCACCTTCCCTCCACTGAGAGACCGTTCTCCCCCACCCCGCAGGGACGTGCCCCCCTCTCCGCACAGCCGCTCTGGCTCAAGCGTCAGCAGCCGCGGCTACTCCCCTGAGAGGGGCAAAGCTCACTCCTACCAGCCCCCACAGAGCAAGA GGTATGAAGAACCATATGGTCCCAGCAGAGCACAAG aaagagacaggcagCCAGGTCCGTCTGTGAGTGCGTCACGAGATGGGtcaccacacagctctgtgtcagCCTCAAAG GATGAAGGCCCAGTAATTGATGGCCCACCAGATGAGGCCCTGCCAGTCCCAGAAGAAGCGTCCAGTGTGATGGATGACTTCCATGAACGAAGAGCACAGGCCATCGCTGCCAAAGCTCGGGAAATAGAGAAG GTCTACCGACAGGACTGTGAAACCTTTGGGATGGTGGTGAAGATGCTAGTTGCCAAGGAGCCCAGTCTGGAGAAGCACCTTCAGGCCCCTCTTAGGGAGAACCTGAGTGAGATCCGTGAGCGCTGCCTTGACGACCTGCGCCATTTCATCTCAGAACTGGATGAAGTTGTGCGACAGCCAGAGCCTTCCATCTAA